A single genomic interval of Streptomyces sp. 1222.5 harbors:
- a CDS encoding serine/threonine-protein kinase, giving the protein MARKIGSRYTANQILGRGSAGTVWLGEGPEGPVAVKLLREDLASDQELVGRFVQERTALLGLEHPHIVTVRDLVVDGNDLALVMDLVRGTDLRTRLERERRLAPEAAVAIVADVADALAAAHAAGVVHRDVKPENVLLDMQGPLGPGGAHPALLTDFGVAKLIDSPKRTRATKIIGTPDYLAPEIVEGLPPRAAVDIYALATVLYELLAGFTPFGGGHPGAVLRRHVTETVVPLPGIPEELWQLLVQCLAKAPASRLRASELAARLREQLPILAGMPPLDVDEPDLSEDPEEEPAPASPAGEAPVRRRGAVSLVPGARPDSNRDTHTSMRVPAPDELAGGAHGTARAPRAAGAPRPGSARHKAAVRRRRITLGVAGAVLAAAVGVGAWWASADGDDGAPRPAHSTSAP; this is encoded by the coding sequence TTGGCACGGAAGATCGGCAGCCGGTACACCGCGAACCAGATCCTGGGGCGGGGCAGCGCCGGCACGGTGTGGCTGGGCGAGGGGCCGGAGGGTCCCGTCGCGGTCAAGCTGCTGCGTGAGGACCTCGCCTCCGACCAGGAGCTCGTCGGACGCTTCGTACAGGAACGCACCGCGCTGCTCGGTCTCGAGCACCCGCACATCGTCACCGTGCGGGACCTGGTGGTCGACGGCAACGATCTGGCGCTCGTCATGGACCTGGTCCGGGGCACCGACCTGCGCACCCGTCTCGAACGCGAGCGGCGCCTCGCCCCCGAGGCGGCCGTGGCGATCGTCGCCGACGTCGCCGACGCGCTGGCGGCCGCCCACGCGGCCGGCGTCGTCCACCGGGACGTCAAGCCGGAGAACGTGCTGCTGGACATGCAGGGCCCGCTCGGCCCCGGCGGCGCCCACCCGGCACTGCTCACCGACTTCGGTGTCGCCAAGCTGATCGACTCGCCGAAGCGGACGCGGGCCACGAAGATCATCGGCACCCCGGACTACCTGGCCCCGGAGATCGTCGAGGGCCTGCCGCCGCGGGCCGCCGTGGACATCTACGCGCTGGCCACCGTCCTGTACGAGCTGCTGGCCGGCTTCACGCCCTTCGGCGGCGGTCACCCCGGAGCGGTCCTGCGCCGGCACGTCACCGAGACCGTCGTACCGCTGCCCGGCATCCCCGAGGAGCTGTGGCAGCTGCTCGTGCAGTGCCTGGCCAAGGCGCCCGCCTCCCGGCTGCGCGCCTCGGAGCTGGCGGCGCGGCTGCGGGAGCAGCTGCCGATACTGGCCGGGATGCCGCCGCTGGACGTCGACGAGCCCGACCTGTCGGAGGACCCGGAGGAGGAGCCCGCGCCGGCGTCGCCCGCCGGGGAGGCGCCGGTACGGCGGCGGGGCGCGGTGTCGCTCGTGCCCGGGGCCAGGCCGGACTCCAACCGGGACACGCACACGTCGATGCGGGTGCCCGCCCCGGACGAGCTGGCGGGGGGCGCCCACGGCACCGCCCGCGCTCCGCGGGCCGCCGGTGCGCCCCGGCCGGGCTCGGCCCGGCACAAGGCCGCGGTACGGCGGCGCCGGATCACCCTGGGCGTGGCCGGAGCGGTCCTGGCGGCCGCCGTGGGCGTGGGCGCGTGGTGGGCCTCCGCCGACGGGGACGACGGGGCACCGCGGCCCGCCCACAGCACCTCGGCGCCCTGA
- the ftsE gene encoding cell division ATP-binding protein FtsE, with amino-acid sequence MIRFDNVSKVYPKQTRPALRDVSLEVEKGEFVFLVGSSGSGKSTFLRLVLREERCSHGQVHVLGKDLARLSNWKVPQMRRQLGTVFQDFRLLPNKTVAENVAFAQEVIGKSRGEIRKSVPQVLDLVGLGGKEDRMPGELSGGEQQRVAIARAFVNRPKLLIADEPTGNLDPQTSVGIMKLLDRINRTGTTVIMATHDQNIVDQMRKRVIELEKGRLVRDQARGVYGYQH; translated from the coding sequence GTGATCCGATTCGACAACGTCTCCAAGGTCTACCCCAAGCAGACCCGCCCAGCCCTCCGGGATGTCTCCCTCGAGGTGGAGAAGGGCGAGTTCGTCTTTCTCGTGGGCTCCTCCGGCTCCGGAAAGTCCACCTTCCTGCGGCTCGTCCTCCGCGAGGAGCGGTGCAGCCACGGCCAGGTGCACGTGCTGGGCAAGGACCTCGCGCGGCTGTCCAACTGGAAGGTGCCGCAGATGCGCCGCCAGCTGGGCACGGTCTTCCAGGACTTCCGCCTCCTGCCGAACAAGACGGTCGCCGAGAACGTGGCCTTCGCGCAGGAGGTGATCGGCAAGTCCCGCGGCGAGATCCGCAAGTCCGTGCCGCAGGTGCTCGACCTCGTCGGGCTCGGCGGCAAGGAGGACCGGATGCCGGGCGAGCTGTCCGGTGGTGAGCAGCAGCGCGTGGCGATCGCGCGCGCCTTCGTCAACCGGCCCAAGCTGCTCATCGCCGACGAGCCCACCGGCAACCTCGACCCCCAGACCTCCGTCGGCATCATGAAGCTGCTCGACCGGATCAACCGGACGGGCACCACCGTCATCATGGCGACGCACGACCAGAACATCGTGGACCAGATGCGCAAACGCGTCATCGAGCTGGAGAAGGGCCGCCTCGTCCGTGACCAGGCCCGCGGCGTCTACGGCTACCAGCACTAA
- a CDS encoding S41 family peptidase, translating to MSGRDLFCQPRRTRRGAALTLVFAGVLVAGAATGSFPESGHPAPKAAPGPVGDATRHETVRRAAAEAMADGKSPTEAAERAVSRSGDRWGAVYSEGEYQEFQEALDGRYTGVGLWARRERDGRIEVTRVQPGSPAAAAGVRGGDRLRSVDGRRVDGRPVTEVLSLLRGDAKDAAAGTAVTLGLARGTRAWTETLHRARLSTDSVTERRLPGGVTVVRIAAFTKGAAGAVRAALRDAPADAGVVLDLRGNSGGLVTEAVHTASAFLDGGLVATYDVDGAQRALHADAGGDTDRPLVALVDGGTMSAAELLTGALQDRGRAVVIGSRTFGKGSVQMPTTLPDGSVAELTVGHYRTPSGRSVDGRGITPDLEAGPEALRRAETVLTGLGDPS from the coding sequence ATGTCAGGTCGTGACCTGTTCTGTCAGCCCCGTCGCACCCGCCGCGGGGCCGCCCTGACATTGGTCTTCGCCGGCGTGCTGGTCGCCGGCGCCGCCACCGGCTCCTTCCCGGAGTCCGGGCACCCCGCGCCCAAGGCCGCCCCGGGCCCGGTGGGGGACGCCACCCGGCACGAGACCGTGCGGCGGGCCGCCGCCGAGGCGATGGCCGACGGAAAGTCCCCGACGGAGGCCGCCGAGCGGGCCGTCAGCCGCAGCGGGGACCGGTGGGGCGCGGTCTATTCCGAGGGCGAGTACCAGGAGTTCCAGGAGGCCCTCGACGGCCGGTACACCGGCGTCGGCCTGTGGGCCCGGCGCGAGCGGGACGGCCGGATCGAGGTGACGAGGGTGCAGCCCGGCTCGCCCGCGGCCGCCGCCGGCGTCCGCGGGGGCGACCGGCTGCGCAGCGTCGACGGCCGCCGGGTCGACGGCCGGCCGGTCACCGAGGTGCTCTCCTTACTCCGCGGCGACGCGAAGGACGCCGCGGCCGGCACGGCGGTCACCCTCGGTCTGGCGCGCGGCACGCGCGCGTGGACCGAGACGCTGCACCGGGCACGGCTGTCCACCGACTCCGTGACCGAGCGCAGACTGCCCGGCGGGGTCACCGTGGTCCGGATCGCCGCCTTCACCAAGGGAGCCGCCGGGGCCGTCCGCGCGGCCCTGCGCGACGCCCCGGCGGACGCGGGCGTCGTCCTCGACCTGCGCGGCAACTCCGGCGGCCTGGTCACCGAGGCCGTGCACACCGCCTCCGCCTTCCTCGACGGCGGCCTGGTGGCCACCTACGACGTCGACGGCGCCCAGCGCGCCCTGCACGCCGACGCCGGCGGCGACACCGACCGGCCCCTGGTCGCCCTCGTGGACGGCGGCACCATGAGCGCGGCCGAACTGCTCACCGGCGCCCTCCAGGACCGGGGCCGCGCGGTGGTGATCGGCTCCCGCACCTTCGGCAAGGGCTCGGTCCAGATGCCGACGACCCTCCCCGACGGCTCGGTGGCCGAGCTGACCGTCGGCCACTACCGCACCCCGTCCGGGCGCTCGGTCGACGGCCGGGGCATCACCCCCGACCTGGAGGCGGGCCCCGAGGCGCTGCGGCGGGCCGAGACGGTCCTCACCGGCCTGGGCGATCCCTCGTAG
- the ftsX gene encoding permease-like cell division protein FtsX has product MRAQFVLSEIGVGLRRNLTMTFAVIVSVALSLALFGGSLLMSDQVSTMKGYWYDKVNVSIFLCNKHDAESDVNCAKGAVTADQKKQILADLDKMPVVDKVNYESQDQAYKHYKEQFGNSPLAGTLTPDQMQESYRIKLKDPQKYQVIASAFNGRDGVQSVQDQKGILDNLFQLLNLMNRAALGVMALMLLVALLLIVNTVRVSAFSRRRETGIMRLVGASGFYIQAPFIAEAAVAGLIGGSLACVFLVAGRYFTIDHGMALSTKLTLINFVGWDSVLTKLPLILATSVLMPSLAAFFALRKYLKV; this is encoded by the coding sequence ATGCGCGCCCAGTTCGTCCTGTCGGAGATCGGTGTGGGTCTCCGCCGCAACCTGACGATGACCTTCGCCGTCATCGTCTCCGTAGCCCTCTCCCTGGCGCTCTTCGGCGGCTCGCTGCTGATGAGCGATCAGGTCAGCACCATGAAGGGCTACTGGTACGACAAGGTCAACGTCTCGATCTTCCTGTGCAACAAGCACGACGCGGAGTCGGACGTCAACTGTGCCAAGGGTGCGGTCACCGCGGACCAGAAGAAGCAGATCCTCGCCGACCTGGACAAGATGCCGGTCGTCGACAAGGTCAACTACGAGTCCCAGGACCAGGCTTACAAGCACTACAAGGAGCAGTTCGGGAACTCCCCGCTGGCCGGCACGCTCACGCCGGACCAGATGCAGGAGTCGTACCGGATCAAGCTCAAGGACCCGCAGAAGTACCAGGTGATCGCGTCCGCGTTCAACGGGCGTGACGGCGTGCAGTCGGTGCAGGACCAGAAGGGCATCCTGGACAACCTCTTCCAGCTGCTGAACCTGATGAACCGGGCGGCGCTCGGCGTGATGGCGCTGATGCTGCTCGTCGCGTTGCTGCTGATCGTCAACACCGTGCGCGTCTCGGCGTTCAGCCGCCGGCGTGAGACCGGGATCATGCGCCTGGTCGGCGCCTCGGGCTTCTACATCCAGGCGCCGTTCATCGCCGAGGCGGCCGTCGCCGGTCTCATCGGCGGCAGCCTCGCCTGCGTCTTCCTGGTGGCCGGCCGGTACTTCACGATCGACCACGGCATGGCCCTGTCCACCAAGCTCACCCTCATCAACTTCGTGGGCTGGGACTCGGTGTTGACCAAGCTGCCGCTGATCCTCGCCACGAGTGTGCTGATGCCGTCGCTGGCGGCGTTCTTCGCGCTGCGCAAGTACCTCAAGGTGTGA
- the prfB gene encoding peptide chain release factor 2, with protein MAVVDVSEELKSLSSTMESIEAVLDLDRLRADIAVLEEQAAAPSLWDNPEEAQKVTSKLSHLQAEVRKAETLRGRIDDLSVLFEMAEEEDDPDTRAEAESELVSVRRALDEMEVRTLLSGEYDSREALVNIRAEAGGVDAADFAEKLQRMYLRWAEQRGYKTELIETSYAEEAGIKSTTFSVQAPYAYGTLSVEQGTHRLVRISPFDNQGRRQTSFAGVEVLPVVEQSDHVEIDESDLRIDVYRSSGPGGQGVNTTDSAVRITHLPTGIVVSCQNERSQIQNKATAMNVLQAKLLERRRQEEQAKMDALKGDGGNSWGNQMRSYVLHPYQMVKDLRTEHEVGNPEAVFNGEIDGFLEAGIRWRKQQEK; from the coding sequence GTGGCAGTCGTCGATGTATCCGAAGAGCTGAAGTCCCTCTCCTCGACCATGGAGTCGATCGAGGCCGTCCTGGACCTCGACCGGCTGAGGGCAGACATCGCCGTGCTCGAGGAGCAGGCGGCCGCGCCGTCCCTGTGGGACAACCCGGAGGAGGCGCAGAAGGTCACCAGCAAGCTCTCCCACCTCCAGGCCGAGGTCAGGAAGGCGGAGACGCTGCGCGGCCGGATCGACGACCTCTCGGTCCTCTTCGAGATGGCCGAGGAGGAGGACGACCCGGACACCCGCGCCGAGGCCGAGTCCGAGCTGGTGTCGGTGCGCAGGGCGCTGGACGAGATGGAGGTCCGGACGCTGCTGAGCGGTGAGTACGACTCCCGCGAGGCACTCGTCAACATCCGCGCCGAGGCCGGTGGCGTCGACGCCGCCGACTTCGCCGAGAAGCTCCAGCGCATGTACCTGCGCTGGGCCGAGCAGCGCGGCTACAAGACCGAGCTCATCGAGACGTCGTACGCGGAAGAGGCCGGCATCAAGTCGACCACCTTCTCCGTGCAGGCTCCGTACGCCTACGGCACCCTCTCCGTCGAGCAGGGCACGCACCGTCTCGTGCGCATCTCGCCCTTCGACAACCAGGGCCGCCGCCAGACCTCGTTCGCGGGTGTGGAAGTGCTTCCCGTCGTCGAGCAGTCCGACCACGTCGAGATCGACGAGTCCGACCTGCGCATCGACGTCTACCGGTCCTCCGGTCCGGGCGGCCAGGGCGTCAACACGACCGACTCCGCGGTCCGCATCACGCACCTCCCGACCGGCATCGTGGTCTCCTGCCAGAACGAGCGGTCGCAGATCCAGAACAAGGCCACCGCGATGAACGTCCTCCAGGCCAAGCTGCTGGAGCGGCGCCGGCAGGAGGAGCAGGCCAAGATGGACGCCCTCAAGGGCGACGGCGGCAACTCCTGGGGCAACCAGATGCGTTCGTACGTGCTGCACCCCTACCAGATGGTCAAGGACCTGCGCACCGAGCACGAGGTGGGCAACCCGGAGGCCGTCTTCAACGGCGAGATCGACGGGTTCCTGGAGGCCGGCATTCGCTGGCGCAAGCAGCAGGAGAAGTAA
- a CDS encoding serine/threonine-protein kinase, with protein MRPVGSKYLLEEPLGRGATGTVWRARQRETAGAEAAVAGQPGETVAIKVLKEELASDPDIVMRFLRERSVLLRLTHPNIVRVRDLVVEGDLLALVMDLVDGPDLHRYLRENGPFTPVAAALMTAQIADALAASHADGVVHRDLKPANVLLQQVQGQMHPMLTDFGIARLADSPGLTRTHEFVGTPAYVAPESAEGRPQTSAVDVYGAGILLYELVTGRPPFSGGSALEVLHQHLSAEPRRPSTVPDPLWTVIERCLRKSPEERPSAENLARGLRVVAEGIGVHANAAQIAAAEGVGALLAPDPSPAAVPGVPGAADPTQVLPTNAPQGAYDPNGATSVLPHTGGPAGAADPTAVLPNTGAADPTAVLPPMPQGAPGGQPDQPHPWQTQLRAARDRNEQTQIQYLDPNEDPLRRRPQRQVARPQQQPRQAPQGRPQQPQPRGRQQPHAGYGYPQQPQQYAPPQQPQRYAPPAPEPQRPAREPRAPRQRSANPTKIPGLGCLKGCLFTIVILIVASWLVWELTPLQDWIGTGKGYWDQLSDWAGKVGHWAKELGKSVGGGN; from the coding sequence GTGCGGCCAGTCGGCAGCAAGTACCTGCTTGAGGAGCCGCTCGGACGCGGCGCCACAGGCACCGTCTGGCGTGCCCGCCAGCGCGAGACCGCGGGCGCCGAGGCGGCCGTGGCGGGCCAGCCCGGGGAAACGGTCGCGATCAAGGTCCTCAAGGAGGAGCTGGCGAGCGACCCGGACATCGTGATGCGCTTCCTGCGTGAGCGCTCCGTCCTGCTCCGCCTCACCCACCCGAACATCGTCCGGGTCCGTGACCTGGTCGTCGAGGGTGATCTGCTGGCGCTGGTCATGGACCTCGTCGACGGCCCCGACCTGCACCGCTACCTGCGCGAGAACGGCCCCTTCACGCCGGTCGCCGCCGCGCTGATGACCGCCCAGATCGCCGACGCGCTCGCCGCGAGCCATGCCGACGGCGTGGTCCACCGCGACCTGAAGCCGGCCAACGTGCTGCTCCAGCAGGTGCAGGGCCAGATGCACCCGATGCTGACCGACTTCGGCATCGCCCGCCTCGCCGACTCCCCGGGCCTGACCCGCACCCACGAGTTCGTCGGCACGCCCGCGTACGTCGCCCCGGAGTCCGCCGAGGGCCGCCCGCAGACCTCCGCCGTCGACGTCTACGGCGCCGGCATCCTGCTGTACGAGCTGGTCACCGGCCGTCCGCCGTTCTCCGGCGGCAGCGCGCTCGAAGTCCTGCACCAGCACCTGAGCGCCGAGCCGCGCCGTCCGTCCACCGTCCCGGACCCGCTGTGGACGGTCATAGAGCGCTGCCTGCGCAAGAGCCCCGAGGAGCGGCCGAGCGCCGAGAACCTCGCGCGCGGTCTGCGGGTCGTCGCCGAGGGCATCGGCGTGCACGCCAACGCCGCCCAGATCGCCGCCGCAGAGGGCGTCGGCGCCCTGCTCGCCCCCGACCCGTCCCCGGCCGCCGTCCCCGGGGTGCCCGGTGCCGCCGACCCCACCCAGGTGCTGCCCACCAACGCACCGCAGGGGGCGTACGACCCCAACGGCGCGACCAGCGTCCTGCCGCACACCGGCGGCCCGGCCGGCGCCGCCGACCCCACCGCCGTCCTGCCGAACACCGGCGCGGCGGACCCGACGGCCGTCCTGCCGCCCATGCCGCAGGGCGCGCCCGGCGGGCAGCCGGACCAGCCGCACCCGTGGCAGACCCAGCTGCGTGCCGCCCGCGACCGCAACGAGCAGACCCAGATCCAGTACCTCGACCCGAACGAGGACCCGCTGCGCCGCCGCCCCCAGCGGCAGGTCGCGCGGCCCCAGCAGCAGCCCCGGCAGGCCCCGCAGGGCCGCCCGCAGCAGCCCCAGCCGCGCGGCCGGCAGCAGCCGCACGCCGGGTACGGCTACCCCCAGCAGCCCCAGCAGTACGCCCCGCCGCAGCAGCCGCAGCGGTACGCGCCGCCCGCCCCGGAGCCGCAGCGGCCCGCGCGCGAGCCGCGGGCACCCCGGCAGCGCAGCGCCAACCCGACGAAGATCCCCGGGCTCGGCTGTCTCAAGGGATGCCTGTTCACGATCGTCATCCTGATCGTGGCGAGCTGGCTGGTCTGGGAGCTGACCCCGCTTCAGGACTGGATCGGCACCGGCAAGGGCTACTGGGACCAGCTGAGCGACTGGGCCGGCAAGGTGGGCCACTGGGCCAAGGAGCTGGGCAAGTCCGTCGGCGGCGGAAACTGA
- a CDS encoding FtsK/SpoIIIE domain-containing protein, whose protein sequence is MQIRLTVVDPLGPTPQRGRAASRDVLVTAPTGTDLAAVASALAAAVTGEGGTGRDTSGSPVVLYAGTERLDPRRCTLGEPPLVDGAVLALGGPAAAEPHPELDDAPTQLHVVAGPDAGGVHLLHGGRITVGRSAEADVPLDDPDVSRLHCAVTVGADGRVSVADLDSTNGTVLDGTRVTGRPVPFPAGALLKIGESALRVTPSGGPGARVGTVADGDGCVRVTPAGGTDAGPGAPTGAGASAGGRLPAGSAGSPPSRDPAAGAGGVAGGHARGSVGRDASGAGAGAREHRRGEPPVVPGQAGAPSIERRTPVTGSGGDTHAGRFGVPGPAVPPPGNGDGARRRGLGAWARRLAGGRAEQQAAPEADGRPAVPAVDEPAAGGPPQPETWPDPAALLLTALGPGPRLWERGAGHPETLTVRLGTADRNAPDGSGLLPAVPVTAALREAGALGLAGPRPRLSGLARAALAQIATLHSPDLLEIVLISADRSRPVEERTAEWSWLGWLPHVRPNHGQDCRLLLAYDREQAAARTEELLRRVDDHAATGRSAARPGPARPDAGEAPAGTLPAHPALGGPGSFPHGTYAGDPGDRASGSPAGTDGTGTLPARTGAAASASPAPGTVPSAPGASTDGPSTPLPGGGAQDFAHRAARPAAGAGRRPSWARDDAEAGAGGAGFPGPYTVVVVDGDPGGSALRDDLARLAVAGPRAGIHVVCLAETAPASPASPVTSTYEAACAVTPTFRHCGAVALLSGDVASALHLMRVAPSGPVGAGTTGAVDAVSAAWAERFARALAPLRPDGPAGEHHARVATPLPRSARLLDELGLARATPASLMARWADAADDTEALGGRARAVLGAGPRGPLTADLVADGPHLLIEGPAGSGRTELLRTVVASLAAAERPDRLGVVLIDGRDGVGSGTGRDEGLRICTDIPHVTTHLAANDPVRMREFAQSLSAELKRRSELLGRTGFAEWHAGREVSGRIVAQRTSAGGDIESPPSSTLRLRPGAAARQRAEAAPPLPRLVVVVDDLDALVTPPLGSPGRPAAGSVMRALEAVAREGERLGVHLVAATATGGRTAETDPARRATLRVTLAAVKPGPDEPAPGRGRLAYPDGRSTDFQGGRVTGRIPRTATQRPTVVPLDWQRMGDPPTRRPVRELGNGPTDLALLASAVERAAREVLAVEMPSLL, encoded by the coding sequence ATGCAGATCCGGCTGACCGTCGTAGACCCGCTGGGCCCCACCCCGCAGCGGGGCCGCGCCGCGAGCCGCGACGTGCTGGTCACGGCGCCCACGGGCACGGACCTGGCCGCGGTCGCGTCGGCACTGGCCGCGGCGGTCACCGGCGAGGGCGGCACCGGCCGTGACACCTCCGGCTCCCCCGTCGTCCTCTACGCCGGCACCGAGCGCCTCGACCCGCGCCGCTGCACCCTCGGCGAGCCTCCGCTGGTCGACGGCGCCGTGCTGGCCCTCGGCGGACCCGCGGCGGCCGAGCCGCACCCCGAGCTCGACGACGCGCCGACCCAGCTGCACGTGGTCGCCGGCCCGGACGCGGGCGGGGTCCATCTGCTGCACGGCGGCCGGATCACCGTCGGCCGCTCCGCCGAGGCCGACGTCCCGCTCGACGATCCCGACGTCTCCCGGCTGCACTGCGCGGTCACCGTCGGCGCCGACGGCCGCGTGTCGGTGGCCGACCTGGACTCCACGAACGGCACGGTCCTGGACGGCACCCGCGTGACCGGCCGGCCGGTTCCTTTCCCCGCCGGAGCGCTGCTGAAGATCGGTGAGTCCGCGCTGCGGGTCACTCCGTCCGGGGGGCCGGGGGCGCGGGTCGGCACGGTGGCCGACGGCGACGGGTGCGTACGGGTCACCCCGGCGGGCGGCACCGATGCGGGTCCGGGTGCGCCCACCGGTGCGGGGGCGTCCGCGGGAGGCCGGCTTCCGGCCGGGTCCGCCGGCTCGCCGCCCTCGCGGGACCCCGCGGCGGGCGCGGGTGGCGTCGCCGGCGGGCACGCCCGCGGTTCCGTGGGCCGCGACGCCTCCGGTGCCGGTGCGGGAGCCCGGGAGCATCGGCGCGGGGAGCCCCCGGTGGTGCCGGGGCAGGCCGGCGCGCCGAGCATCGAGCGGCGCACCCCCGTCACGGGTTCCGGTGGGGACACGCATGCGGGGCGTTTCGGCGTCCCCGGGCCGGCCGTGCCCCCTCCCGGAAACGGCGACGGAGCGCGGCGGCGCGGGCTCGGCGCGTGGGCGCGGCGGCTCGCCGGCGGGCGGGCGGAGCAGCAGGCGGCCCCGGAGGCGGACGGCCGTCCGGCGGTCCCGGCCGTGGACGAACCGGCGGCCGGTGGGCCGCCGCAGCCGGAGACCTGGCCCGACCCGGCCGCCCTGCTGCTGACCGCGCTGGGCCCGGGGCCCCGGCTGTGGGAACGGGGAGCGGGTCATCCGGAGACGCTGACCGTACGGCTCGGGACGGCCGACCGGAACGCCCCGGACGGTTCGGGCCTGCTGCCCGCCGTGCCGGTGACGGCGGCGCTGCGCGAGGCGGGCGCACTGGGCCTGGCCGGTCCGCGCCCCCGGCTGTCCGGGCTGGCCCGCGCGGCGCTGGCCCAGATCGCCACGCTGCACTCCCCGGACCTGCTGGAGATCGTGCTGATCAGCGCGGACCGCTCACGTCCTGTGGAGGAGCGCACGGCCGAGTGGTCCTGGCTGGGCTGGCTCCCGCACGTCCGGCCGAACCACGGCCAGGACTGCCGCCTGCTGCTGGCCTACGACCGCGAGCAGGCGGCGGCCCGCACGGAGGAACTGCTGCGCCGCGTCGACGACCACGCGGCGACGGGCCGAAGCGCGGCCCGGCCCGGCCCGGCCCGGCCGGACGCGGGCGAGGCCCCGGCCGGGACCCTGCCCGCCCACCCGGCGCTCGGCGGGCCCGGTTCCTTCCCGCACGGCACGTACGCGGGCGACCCCGGTGACCGTGCGTCCGGGTCCCCCGCCGGTACTGACGGGACCGGCACGCTGCCTGCGCGTACCGGCGCGGCGGCGTCCGCGAGCCCGGCGCCCGGCACCGTCCCCTCGGCACCCGGCGCCTCGACGGACGGCCCGTCCACGCCCCTCCCCGGCGGCGGGGCACAGGACTTCGCGCACCGGGCGGCGCGGCCCGCCGCCGGGGCCGGGCGGCGGCCCTCCTGGGCCAGGGACGACGCCGAGGCCGGCGCCGGCGGTGCCGGCTTCCCGGGGCCGTACACGGTCGTCGTCGTGGACGGCGATCCCGGCGGCTCCGCGCTGCGGGACGATCTCGCGCGGCTGGCCGTGGCCGGACCACGGGCCGGGATCCACGTGGTGTGCCTCGCCGAGACCGCCCCGGCCTCACCCGCCTCCCCCGTGACGAGCACGTACGAGGCCGCGTGCGCGGTGACACCGACGTTCCGGCACTGCGGTGCCGTGGCACTGCTCAGCGGGGACGTCGCGTCCGCGCTGCATCTGATGCGGGTGGCGCCGAGCGGCCCCGTGGGCGCAGGCACGACAGGCGCCGTGGATGCCGTCTCCGCCGCCTGGGCGGAGCGGTTCGCCCGGGCGCTCGCACCGCTGCGCCCCGACGGCCCGGCCGGCGAGCACCACGCGCGCGTGGCCACGCCGCTGCCGCGGTCCGCGCGGCTGCTGGACGAACTCGGGCTGGCCCGGGCCACCCCGGCCTCGCTGATGGCCCGCTGGGCGGACGCGGCGGACGACACCGAGGCGCTGGGCGGACGGGCCCGGGCGGTGCTCGGCGCCGGTCCGCGCGGCCCGCTCACCGCGGACCTGGTGGCCGACGGACCGCATCTGCTGATCGAGGGGCCGGCCGGCAGCGGCCGTACCGAGCTGCTGCGGACCGTGGTCGCCTCGCTGGCCGCCGCCGAACGGCCCGACCGGCTGGGCGTGGTGCTGATCGACGGCCGGGACGGCGTCGGCTCGGGCACCGGGCGCGACGAAGGACTGCGGATCTGCACCGACATACCGCACGTCACCACCCACCTCGCCGCCAACGACCCGGTACGGATGCGGGAGTTCGCGCAGTCGCTGAGCGCCGAGCTGAAGCGGCGGTCCGAACTGCTCGGCCGGACCGGCTTCGCGGAGTGGCACGCCGGGCGCGAGGTGTCGGGCCGGATCGTCGCCCAGCGCACGTCCGCCGGCGGTGACATAGAAAGCCCGCCCAGTTCCACCCTGCGGCTGCGCCCGGGCGCGGCGGCACGGCAACGCGCGGAGGCCGCACCGCCGTTGCCCCGGCTCGTGGTCGTCGTCGACGATCTGGACGCGCTGGTCACCCCGCCGCTCGGCTCGCCGGGCCGGCCCGCCGCCGGTTCGGTGATGCGGGCGCTGGAGGCGGTGGCCCGCGAGGGCGAGCGGCTCGGGGTGCACCTGGTCGCGGCGACCGCGACCGGCGGCCGCACGGCCGAGACGGATCCGGCCCGCCGGGCCACGCTGCGGGTCACGCTGGCCGCGGTGAAACCGGGGCCGGACGAGCCGGCGCCGGGACGTGGCCGACTGGCGTACCCGGACGGGCGGTCCACCGACTTCCAGGGTGGCCGGGTGACGGGCCGTATCCCGCGTACGGCGACCCAGCGGCCCACGGTCGTCCCGCTGGACTGGCAGCGCATGGGGGACCCGCCGACCCGCCGGCCCGTGCGGGAGCTGGGCAACGGCCCTACCGACCTGGCCCTGCTGGCGAGCGCGGTGGAGCGCGCGGCCCGGGAGGTCTTGGCGGTGGAGATGCCCTCGCTGCTGTAG